A single genomic interval of uncultured Desulfobacter sp. harbors:
- the larC gene encoding nickel pincer cofactor biosynthesis protein LarC yields the protein MILYLDMMAGIAGDMFLGALVDLGVPVKWLKGKLSAVLDGFDLRTEIVFRSHLRAVNLHVDVTDHATHRHYTTIRQMIESADLPETVRANALTAFKHIAQAEAHIHGKDIETVHFHEIGGIDSLVDIIGSFLALDYLGVDQVAATPVPLGSGTIKCAHGTIPVPVPATVAILKGLEVTGSDAKTEIVTPTGASIVATLAPQFGGMPDMQIEKVGYGAGKRDIGASVPNLLRLVLGTPAAVQKSGENILSDQVHVLYTNVDDMSPESLGFVMDRLMDKGALDVSFTPAFMKKNRPATRIEVICHKDQLQTLSTILLSETTTIGVRYHLCDRMILRREPVEVETSLGRVNAKKITTPDGRTRTMPEYDDCKRKAQEHKLPFYQVYERILAESNCIE from the coding sequence ATGATTCTTTATCTTGATATGATGGCAGGCATTGCCGGAGATATGTTTTTAGGGGCGCTGGTGGATCTTGGTGTGCCTGTGAAATGGCTCAAAGGAAAACTGTCAGCGGTTTTGGACGGGTTTGATCTGCGTACTGAAATTGTGTTCCGGAGTCATCTGCGGGCCGTCAATCTTCATGTAGATGTGACCGACCATGCCACCCATCGCCATTACACCACCATCCGGCAGATGATCGAATCTGCGGATTTGCCGGAAACGGTCCGGGCCAATGCCTTGACAGCCTTTAAACATATTGCCCAGGCCGAAGCCCATATCCACGGAAAGGACATTGAGACTGTTCATTTCCATGAGATCGGCGGCATCGACAGCCTGGTGGATATCATCGGCAGCTTTCTGGCCCTGGATTACCTGGGCGTGGATCAGGTGGCGGCAACGCCGGTTCCCTTAGGATCAGGGACCATTAAATGCGCACACGGCACCATTCCCGTGCCGGTTCCGGCCACTGTGGCCATACTAAAAGGCCTTGAAGTGACAGGGTCTGACGCCAAAACCGAAATTGTCACACCCACGGGCGCTTCTATTGTGGCAACGCTGGCCCCGCAGTTTGGTGGTATGCCGGACATGCAGATTGAAAAGGTCGGCTACGGGGCGGGCAAACGCGACATCGGTGCATCTGTTCCCAATCTTCTGCGCCTGGTGTTAGGCACCCCTGCTGCCGTACAAAAATCCGGGGAAAACATCCTGTCGGACCAGGTGCATGTGCTGTATACCAATGTGGATGACATGAGCCCTGAAAGTCTTGGCTTTGTTATGGATCGCCTTATGGATAAAGGCGCTTTGGATGTCAGTTTTACACCGGCATTTATGAAAAAAAATCGGCCTGCCACCCGCATCGAGGTGATTTGCCACAAAGATCAGCTCCAGACGCTTTCCACTATCCTGCTGTCCGAGACCACGACCATCGGGGTTAGATACCACCTTTGCGACCGGATGATTTTAAGGCGCGAACCTGTGGAGGTGGAGACAAGCCTTGGCCGGGTAAATGCCAAAAAGATCACAACCCCGGACGGCCGGACCCGGACCATGCCCGAATATGATGATTGCAAACGCAAAGCCCAGGAACATAAATTGCCCTTTTATCAGGTATATGAGCGTATTCTGGCTGAATCGAATTGTATCGAATAA
- a CDS encoding M20/M25/M40 family metallo-hydrolase, whose translation MIDQERLGKRFAALARIDSESGSEALIAKVLEKELTDLGATVVFDDAGARINGDCGNLVATFNGNADVDPVMLSGHMDTVVPGKGVKIIFEDGVFRSDGTTILGADDKSALAIILEVMQVIKENNLPCPPVEVVMTVCEEIGLLGAKNLDYDLLKSKFGYILDAVDTEGIVNRAPEANKISAKIYGRAAHAGGSPENGVSAIYAASCAIAKLELGRLDEETTCNLGLISGGAATNIVPEYVEVHGEARSHDPAKLEQVTHTIVSTFENTMAELQAEGDTLPRVEMIVENDFPNTRIPEDHMVIKLAQKAAANLGRDMACKTSGGAADANVFFSNGIAAGVLGTGMTDVHTLKESIALQDMVHCAELILEILQIQATEKVPL comes from the coding sequence ATGATTGATCAAGAACGCCTGGGGAAGCGGTTTGCGGCTCTTGCCCGGATTGATTCCGAATCCGGAAGCGAGGCCCTGATCGCAAAAGTTCTTGAAAAGGAACTAACAGACCTTGGGGCAACCGTGGTGTTTGATGATGCCGGCGCTAGGATCAATGGTGACTGCGGCAACCTTGTGGCCACATTTAACGGCAATGCGGATGTTGATCCGGTGATGCTTTCCGGGCATATGGACACGGTGGTGCCGGGCAAAGGGGTAAAAATCATATTTGAGGACGGGGTGTTTAGAAGTGACGGCACCACAATCCTGGGTGCCGACGACAAGTCCGCCCTTGCCATCATCCTCGAGGTGATGCAGGTGATCAAGGAGAATAATCTGCCGTGCCCCCCTGTTGAGGTGGTCATGACAGTATGTGAGGAAATTGGGCTTTTAGGCGCCAAGAACCTTGATTACGATTTGCTTAAATCAAAATTCGGATACATTCTGGACGCCGTGGACACCGAGGGTATTGTGAACCGGGCGCCTGAGGCCAACAAGATCAGTGCAAAAATTTACGGCCGGGCCGCCCATGCCGGAGGCTCTCCGGAAAACGGGGTTTCCGCCATTTATGCAGCGTCCTGCGCCATTGCCAAACTTGAACTGGGTCGCCTTGACGAGGAAACCACCTGTAACCTTGGGCTCATTTCCGGCGGAGCTGCAACCAATATCGTGCCCGAATATGTAGAAGTTCACGGCGAAGCCCGGTCCCATGATCCTGCAAAACTGGAGCAGGTTACACACACCATTGTTTCCACCTTTGAAAATACCATGGCAGAGCTTCAGGCCGAAGGGGACACGCTGCCCCGGGTGGAAATGATAGTGGAAAATGACTTTCCCAATACCCGCATCCCGGAAGATCATATGGTGATCAAGCTTGCCCAAAAGGCCGCGGCCAATCTGGGCCGGGACATGGCCTGTAAAACAAGCGGCGGTGCAGCTGATGCCAATGTTTTTTTCAGCAACGGCATTGCCGCAGGTGTTCTCGGCACAGGCATGACGGATGTGCATACCCTTAAGGAATCCATTGCACTTCAAGATATGGTCCATTGTGCCGAACTGATCCTTGAAATTCTTCAAATCCAAGCAACAGAAAAGGTACCGTTATGA
- a CDS encoding AI-2E family transporter, whose protein sequence is MRSMFKTWFNRHFSNPQIVILVFLLLSGFLTIFLLGAMLIPVFVSIIIAYLLEGIIQRLEQFKIKRKASVIVVTILFMTCLTLSLVGLFPLLVKQVALFVQELPSMLAQGEKLLTTQFEQHPDLISRLQIDSFTNAIATELTSQGQKLLSFSLAGVRNLITLIVYLVLVPLLVFFFLKDKSTILGWLAGFLPDDYSLATMVWNDVNLQISNYVRGKIWEILIVWGVSYGIFALFELKFALLISFFVGLSVLIPYIGATILVLPVALVAFFQWGLVPKSAYVVGIYGIIQALDGNLLAPLLLSEVVGLHPVAIIVALLIFGGFWGLWGLFLAIPLATLVHAVIKAWRSVGAARDEV, encoded by the coding sequence ATGCGCTCAATGTTTAAAACCTGGTTTAACCGCCATTTTTCAAATCCACAGATCGTTATCCTGGTGTTTTTGCTTCTGTCCGGATTTTTAACAATTTTTCTGCTGGGAGCGATGTTGATCCCCGTTTTTGTAAGCATTATCATCGCCTATCTTCTCGAAGGTATTATCCAGCGGCTTGAACAATTCAAAATCAAGAGAAAAGCCTCGGTTATTGTGGTGACCATCCTGTTCATGACCTGTCTTACCCTTTCTCTGGTTGGCCTTTTTCCGCTTCTGGTAAAACAGGTGGCTCTGTTTGTTCAGGAACTTCCTTCCATGCTGGCCCAGGGGGAGAAGTTGTTGACAACTCAATTTGAACAGCATCCTGATCTCATCAGCCGTCTTCAGATCGATTCCTTTACCAACGCCATTGCTACCGAGTTGACCAGCCAGGGTCAGAAGCTTCTTTCTTTTTCCCTGGCAGGCGTGCGAAATTTAATAACATTGATCGTATATCTGGTGCTGGTGCCCCTGTTAGTGTTTTTTTTTCTGAAGGACAAGTCAACTATTCTGGGATGGCTGGCCGGTTTTCTGCCTGACGATTACAGCTTGGCAACCATGGTTTGGAATGATGTCAACCTGCAGATTTCCAATTACGTCCGGGGTAAGATCTGGGAGATTCTTATTGTCTGGGGGGTAAGTTACGGCATCTTTGCCTTGTTTGAACTCAAGTTTGCCCTGCTGATTTCTTTTTTTGTCGGACTATCCGTACTCATCCCTTATATCGGTGCCACAATTCTGGTGCTTCCTGTTGCCCTGGTGGCCTTTTTTCAATGGGGCCTGGTCCCTAAAAGCGCTTATGTTGTGGGGATATACGGTATCATCCAGGCCCTGGACGGCAACCTTTTGGCTCCCCTTCTTCTGTCCGAAGTGGTGGGGCTTCACCCTGTGGCGATCATTGTAGCTTTATTGATCTTTGGCGGTTTCTGGGGTCTCTGGGGTCTCTTTCTGGCCATTCCACTGGCGACACTTGTCCATGCCGTGATCAAGGCGTGGAGAAGCGTCGGGGCCGCACGTGACGAGGTATAG
- a CDS encoding sensor domain-containing diguanylate cyclase, which yields MWNRKIRFVILLAVLLLFGFLFTSFVSYFTAHKSISTQVAETTLPLTSDNIYSEIQRDLLRPIFISSMMAKDTFVRDWVLNGERDEDAIVRYLKEIQIHYGTVTSFFVSEISRKYYHSSGVLKTVNQLDKHDTWYFRVQQMRQEYEINVDTDTADRTSLTIFINHRVYDYVGKYIGAIGVGLAVDTVQALMEYYKNRYDRQVYFIDKQGIVTLRGTSYNDEENIYHMEGLSRFAAKILTSPSSSIVYEKHGEKYYLNSRFVPEFGWYLIVAQQEDEAELRIQNSLAINLAVSLVISLVIIILVNLIIAGYQKRLESMATTDKLTGIANRQVFDILFRQVHSQSKRRNTPLSAIMFDIDYFKEINDTYGHPTGDVVLKTLAQTITQSIRESDLFFRWGGEEFLIILPDSDIDRACSIAEKIRKTVEELVITFSGKAVSVTISMGVATMSEGETSDKLVARSDEALYTAKKKGRNRIAWCEGNGVES from the coding sequence ATGTGGAATAGAAAAATACGTTTTGTAATATTGCTGGCGGTTTTGTTACTATTTGGGTTCTTATTTACAAGTTTTGTCAGCTATTTTACTGCCCATAAATCCATTAGCACACAAGTGGCCGAAACGACATTACCCCTCACAAGTGACAATATTTATTCTGAGATCCAAAGAGATTTATTGCGACCGATCTTTATTTCCTCAATGATGGCCAAAGATACGTTTGTGCGAGATTGGGTGCTGAACGGAGAACGTGATGAAGACGCCATCGTTCGATATTTAAAAGAAATTCAGATCCATTACGGCACTGTCACCAGTTTTTTTGTGTCTGAAATCTCACGCAAATACTATCATTCCAGCGGTGTGTTGAAAACCGTCAATCAACTCGATAAACACGACACTTGGTATTTTCGTGTTCAGCAAATGCGTCAAGAATATGAAATCAATGTTGATACAGATACCGCTGATAGAACGTCGCTCACGATTTTTATCAATCACCGTGTTTATGATTATGTTGGCAAATACATCGGGGCTATCGGGGTTGGCTTAGCTGTAGACACCGTTCAAGCATTGATGGAATATTACAAGAATCGCTATGACCGCCAGGTGTATTTTATCGATAAACAAGGAATCGTTACCCTGCGTGGCACTTCATATAACGATGAGGAAAATATTTATCACATGGAAGGATTGTCCAGGTTTGCCGCCAAAATTCTGACATCTCCAAGTAGTTCAATTGTTTATGAAAAACATGGGGAAAAATACTATCTCAATAGTCGATTTGTTCCTGAATTCGGCTGGTATCTTATTGTCGCCCAGCAGGAGGATGAGGCTGAACTGCGCATTCAAAACTCATTGGCAATCAATTTAGCAGTTAGTCTCGTTATTTCACTGGTGATAATAATTTTAGTCAATCTCATTATTGCAGGATATCAAAAACGGTTGGAAAGTATGGCCACAACCGATAAACTCACCGGCATAGCAAATCGTCAGGTATTCGATATCCTTTTTCGACAAGTGCATAGTCAATCAAAACGTCGCAACACACCTTTGTCTGCCATCATGTTTGACATAGACTATTTCAAGGAAATTAACGACACATATGGCCATCCAACAGGTGATGTGGTGTTGAAAACGTTAGCGCAAACGATAACACAAAGCATTAGAGAATCCGATCTTTTCTTTCGGTGGGGAGGGGAGGAATTTTTGATTATTTTGCCGGATAGCGATATAGATAGAGCTTGTAGCATTGCTGAAAAAATTCGGAAGACAGTGGAAGAGTTGGTGATCACGTTTTCTGGAAAAGCCGTATCCGTCACAATAAGTATGGGGGTGGCAACCATGTCGGAGGGAGAGACATCTGATAAGTTAGTTGCGCGTTCAGATGAAGCGCTTTATACTGCCAAAAAAAAGGGACGAAATCGAATCGCGTGGTGTGAGGGGAATGGGGTCGAATCTTGA
- a CDS encoding transglutaminase family protein yields MWLNASCFLEFHIPVPTPFLLMLRPRSGRQQWIAREQYMLSPSVAAVEFTDFFGNLCQRLVAPAGLFSINTAVDIETAEASDTAPGGSFVEVQHLPDETLPFLYPSRYCESDRFTEMAASLVGGYLPGYDQCAAIVEYIRNTIQYTPGAGQQIISATELNDIGSGVCRDMAHLGIACCRALSIPARMVVGYLETLEPMDLHAWFEAYVGNRWYTFDPTQENYSGGRVAIAFGRDAADVAIYTQFGDPVELLTMQVNVRRMSGPPI; encoded by the coding sequence ATGTGGTTAAATGCATCTTGTTTTCTTGAATTTCATATTCCGGTTCCGACCCCCTTTTTGCTTATGCTGCGCCCCAGAAGCGGCCGGCAACAGTGGATCGCCAGAGAACAATACATGTTGTCACCCAGTGTAGCAGCAGTAGAATTCACCGATTTCTTCGGCAATTTGTGCCAGCGGCTGGTGGCACCGGCCGGGTTATTTTCGATAAACACCGCCGTTGATATCGAAACTGCCGAGGCCTCTGATACAGCGCCGGGGGGATCATTTGTGGAGGTGCAGCATCTGCCCGATGAAACCCTGCCTTTCCTTTACCCAAGTCGGTATTGCGAATCAGACCGGTTCACTGAAATGGCCGCATCCCTGGTGGGGGGATATCTCCCTGGCTACGACCAGTGTGCGGCAATCGTTGAGTACATCCGCAACACCATTCAATATACGCCCGGGGCAGGTCAGCAGATTATCAGCGCCACCGAACTGAATGATATTGGTAGTGGGGTCTGCCGGGATATGGCCCATCTGGGAATTGCCTGCTGTCGTGCCCTGTCGATACCGGCCCGTATGGTCGTGGGATATCTTGAAACCCTTGAACCTATGGATCTGCACGCATGGTTTGAGGCTTATGTGGGCAACCGGTGGTACACCTTTGATCCCACTCAGGAAAATTATAGCGGAGGGCGTGTGGCCATTGCCTTTGGCCGGGACGCGGCCGATGTTGCCATCTATACCCAGTTCGGAGATCCCGTGGAATTGTTAACTATGCAGGTCAATGTACGGCGCATGTCCGGCCCGCCTATCTAA
- a CDS encoding transglutaminase family protein — MKYKISHRTLYKYETTASLSHNELFLVPRNTSYQTCESNLVHLTPEASTRSVRQDYFGNIVINTTLETAHTELEILATSQVNLLPNPAPVGSLTPPWEQVKESLAHFDNQEILAAYEFVFPSPMIQTDPLYAKWALEVFRPNVPILEGALGLINKIFTEFAYDPRATTSATPLAEAFEIKRGVCQDFAHIGIACLRSLGLAARYVSGYLHTQPPPGKPKLVGVDASHAWLAIYIPGTGWIDLDPTNNIIPRDQHLTLAWGRDYGDVTPVRGTVLGGGNHRLEVAVDVVQSQG, encoded by the coding sequence GTGAAGTATAAAATTTCTCACAGAACGTTGTATAAATACGAGACCACGGCATCACTCTCGCACAACGAATTGTTTCTGGTCCCCAGAAACACATCATATCAAACCTGCGAGTCAAATTTGGTACACCTCACGCCGGAGGCATCCACCCGATCCGTACGCCAGGATTATTTTGGCAATATTGTAATCAATACCACTTTGGAGACCGCCCATACCGAACTTGAAATACTTGCCACAAGTCAGGTCAATCTGTTGCCCAATCCCGCTCCCGTAGGGTCGCTTACCCCTCCTTGGGAACAGGTAAAAGAGAGCTTGGCACACTTTGACAACCAGGAAATTCTCGCGGCCTATGAATTTGTATTTCCGTCACCCATGATTCAGACAGATCCCTTATATGCAAAATGGGCACTCGAAGTATTCCGCCCCAACGTCCCGATTTTGGAAGGGGCGCTTGGGCTGATAAACAAGATTTTTACCGAATTTGCATATGACCCCAGGGCCACCACCTCTGCAACCCCTTTAGCAGAGGCCTTTGAGATCAAACGCGGCGTTTGCCAGGATTTTGCCCATATCGGCATTGCCTGCTTGAGATCCTTGGGGCTTGCGGCCCGTTATGTCAGCGGCTATCTCCACACCCAGCCCCCTCCGGGTAAACCCAAGTTGGTAGGGGTAGACGCCTCCCATGCCTGGTTGGCCATTTATATTCCCGGCACAGGATGGATTGACCTGGACCCCACCAACAATATCATACCCAGGGATCAGCATTTGACCCTTGCATGGGGACGCGATTACGGAGATGTCACCCCGGTCCGGGGAACCGTTCTGGGCGGTGGGAACCACCGGCTTGAGGTGGCTGTGGATGTCGTCCAGTCCCAGGGTTAA
- a CDS encoding circularly permuted type 2 ATP-grasp protein: MEQTLTESQCGQTGAPCEPVLSRDILSTNTAVNFVNGMLPPHWERLSEYLNSLGNQELTRRWKKARQIIHEHGAAFNILTQKEETERPWALDPIPLPISKGTWQTLENGIRQRARLLSLIYRDIYGNQDLIHNRQLPAELIFANPGFIRQCCGIANDLSSELHLFSSDLIRSANGEWQVVSHGTQTPAGIGYALENRIVLSRILPRMFHSEKVQRLAPFFKHLTNSLMEVSVQKQVEPTIVMLSEGPSSPFYFEHVFLARYLGYTLVEGSDLTVRNNTVFLKTLGGLHRVDVILRQVKDNRCDPLIMKSQALTGVPGLMQAIRSGKVAVCNPLGTGVFESPGLMPFLPRLCNVLLGENLILENTNVLWCGNPDSLNQVIDALETHSQSMTIVSAFGADHVRAVDTATLDRVQRQDLIKTIKATPYAWAARLPVNSFTLPSWSESGVLNRYATIRMFSTAKIEPGALPADQEKTIPEIDTAVMAGALTRVCDNPISFSSPGGQKQGSKDTWCLSDKATGFKSMLHKFSTPYEIHRGSDLPSRVADNMLWLGRYMERTEGALRLLRSLLSRINSDTRPAEIQELPFLMCTMARMKIMSQALCKPGAEFTMKVIEQEMHQSVFNADLPGSVFNNLNNVKQVASRVRDRLSNDSWLVLGRIENEMSQLHPGDKLSEIHGVINEIILSISAFAGLAFESMTRGMGWRFMDMGRRMERAAQMTIMLKSLVREPKIPAGHDLKALLEVADSTITYHTRYRTTLHLEPVVDLLLIDELNPKAVGFQMASILAHVEALPRKEPRPVWSLEEKIALKLTTQLRLADTQALMEKGPDGGLPNLVHILEQIKSGVEQLADTVTQHYLSRIETEKQLKLELSRTPGSSLMGRETHSSEV, encoded by the coding sequence ATGGAACAGACACTCACGGAAAGTCAATGCGGACAGACAGGGGCCCCCTGCGAACCGGTTCTTTCCCGGGACATCCTTTCCACCAATACCGCCGTAAATTTTGTCAACGGGATGTTGCCCCCCCACTGGGAACGGCTTTCCGAATATCTGAACAGTCTTGGAAACCAAGAACTTACCCGACGCTGGAAAAAGGCAAGGCAGATCATTCATGAACACGGGGCAGCCTTTAACATCCTCACCCAAAAGGAGGAGACCGAACGACCCTGGGCGCTTGATCCAATTCCTTTGCCCATTTCCAAAGGTACCTGGCAGACCCTGGAAAACGGCATTCGGCAACGGGCAAGACTTCTTTCCCTTATTTATCGGGATATATATGGAAATCAAGATCTGATCCATAACCGGCAGCTGCCTGCCGAGCTTATATTTGCCAACCCCGGATTTATCCGGCAATGCTGTGGTATTGCAAACGATCTATCCTCTGAACTTCATCTGTTTTCAAGTGACCTCATCCGCTCTGCCAACGGGGAATGGCAGGTTGTTTCCCATGGGACTCAGACACCGGCCGGGATTGGGTACGCCCTTGAAAATCGAATTGTCCTGTCACGAATTCTGCCGCGGATGTTCCATTCAGAAAAAGTGCAGCGGCTGGCCCCTTTTTTCAAACATCTGACCAATTCCCTGATGGAAGTATCGGTCCAGAAACAGGTTGAGCCCACGATTGTCATGCTGTCGGAAGGCCCGTCCTCTCCCTTTTACTTTGAGCACGTATTTCTGGCGCGCTACCTGGGGTACACCCTGGTGGAGGGCAGTGATCTGACCGTGCGTAACAATACTGTTTTTCTTAAAACTCTGGGCGGCCTGCACCGTGTGGACGTAATTTTACGACAGGTAAAAGACAACCGCTGTGACCCCTTGATCATGAAGTCCCAGGCCCTCACCGGTGTTCCCGGCCTGATGCAGGCGATACGCTCAGGAAAGGTAGCTGTCTGCAATCCCCTGGGAACAGGCGTTTTTGAATCTCCCGGCCTGATGCCTTTTTTACCGCGGCTATGCAACGTACTGTTGGGCGAGAACCTTATTCTTGAAAACACGAATGTGCTGTGGTGCGGCAATCCTGACAGCCTGAATCAGGTAATTGATGCCCTTGAAACCCATAGCCAAAGCATGACCATTGTTTCCGCGTTCGGTGCTGACCATGTCCGGGCTGTTGACACAGCAACCCTTGACAGGGTTCAACGTCAGGATTTGATTAAAACCATCAAGGCAACCCCCTATGCCTGGGCTGCCAGACTGCCGGTTAACTCTTTTACCCTGCCGTCCTGGTCTGAATCCGGTGTACTGAACCGCTACGCAACCATACGGATGTTCTCTACCGCCAAAATTGAACCGGGAGCCTTGCCCGCTGACCAGGAAAAAACAATTCCTGAGATAGACACCGCGGTTATGGCCGGGGCGTTGACACGGGTCTGTGATAATCCAATCTCATTTTCATCCCCGGGTGGACAAAAACAGGGCAGCAAGGACACCTGGTGCCTTTCAGACAAGGCCACCGGGTTTAAAAGCATGCTGCACAAATTTTCCACCCCCTACGAGATTCACCGGGGCAGTGATTTGCCCAGTCGTGTTGCGGACAACATGCTCTGGCTGGGACGGTATATGGAAAGAACCGAAGGGGCGCTCAGGCTGCTGCGCAGTTTATTGAGTCGAATCAACAGTGATACCCGTCCGGCGGAAATCCAGGAACTGCCCTTTTTAATGTGCACCATGGCCAGAATGAAGATTATGTCCCAGGCGCTTTGTAAACCCGGCGCCGAATTCACCATGAAGGTCATCGAACAAGAGATGCATCAATCGGTTTTCAATGCCGATCTTCCGGGCAGTGTTTTCAACAATCTTAACAATGTCAAACAGGTGGCCTCGCGGGTGAGGGACAGGCTGTCCAACGACTCCTGGCTTGTTCTGGGACGAATCGAAAACGAGATGTCCCAGCTTCATCCCGGGGACAAACTCAGTGAAATCCATGGGGTGATCAATGAAATTATTCTGAGCATATCCGCCTTTGCCGGCCTGGCTTTTGAAAGCATGACCCGGGGTATGGGATGGCGGTTTATGGACATGGGCAGGCGTATGGAGCGCGCAGCACAGATGACGATCATGCTTAAAAGCCTTGTACGGGAACCAAAGATTCCTGCCGGCCATGATCTTAAGGCGTTGCTTGAGGTGGCGGACAGCACCATCACCTACCATACAAGGTACCGGACCACCCTGCACCTGGAACCCGTGGTGGACCTTTTGCTTATTGATGAACTCAACCCCAAGGCGGTGGGGTTCCAGATGGCATCTATCCTGGCCCATGTAGAAGCGTTACCTAGAAAAGAACCACGGCCCGTTTGGTCCCTGGAAGAAAAAATTGCCCTGAAGCTTACCACACAGCTGAGGCTGGCAGACACCCAGGCGCTTATGGAAAAGGGCCCTGATGGGGGACTTCCAAACCTGGTCCATATTCTGGAACAAATTAAGTCCGGCGTTGAGCAACTGGCAGATACCGTTACCCAGCACTATTTGAGCCGGATTGAGACGGAAAAGCAACTTAAACTGGAGTTAAGCAGGACTCCGGGCAGCAGCCTCATGGGCCGGGAGACACATTCCAGTGAAGTATAA